One window of the Gambusia affinis linkage group LG01, SWU_Gaff_1.0, whole genome shotgun sequence genome contains the following:
- the lmod3 gene encoding leiomodin-3 produces MSDNRDSEDLSEEEIDEDALLAMLSPEELKELQSEMDVIIAPDENVPVGQRQKDQTEKPPTGSFDHRSLVDYLYWEKESKRMLEEERVPATLLPSEKILQEEAGKKEEEENPDVKYEVYEVIEEIIEEDGTDYPDGVEIVEEIIEEIFEEDVEEVENDKVTDVNNKTTEKVALNLKPENTEKDVDPPSGIEKTPENNTVDSQSVPDSKVAFENNEDKNENANEDCLPPQETPEVPNTSEANDYFLKKEPIKVNKLKIPKLALNNIKMTSRPSGNETNLESTLDKIRNNNPSITEVNLNNIENIPKEMLVDYVNALKKNKHVKTFSIANTGADENIAFSLANMLRENRSIATLNIESNFITGKGIVAIIRCLQFNETLTELRFHNQRHMLGHHAEMEISRLLKANNTLLKIGYHFELPGPRMVVTNILTRNLDRQRQLRKEEQRQQQVKEQREMMQMYENSLNLPPGLLQMLGYVPPLELLQQHGLVPPMPEQSSIAQTQHQSEQPEPKKSLKRNNIPKQPSAEPSNPLKDIQLKRTPKKRDPFLDLDPREDRRSEKPSFQLRKTPKVKDRADREMAEEKANLNDVIKTLKPVPRRRVPPKVDLTPRDQLLSEIKQSNVAYLKSVPLPKALESSETSLI; encoded by the exons ATGTCTGACAACAGAGACAGTGAGGATCTTAGTGAGGAAGAGATTGATGAAGATGCACTCTTGGCGATGCTCTCACCTGAGGAGCTCAAAGAGCTCCAGAGCGAGATGGACGTTATCATTGCCCCAGATGAAAACGTACCAGTGGGACAAAGACAGAAGGACCAGACAGAGAAACCTCCAACAGGAAGTTTTGACCACAGGTCACTTGTTGACTATCTCTATTGGGAGAAAGAATCAAAACGTATGCTTGAAGAGGAAAGAGTGCCTGCTACTCTGCTGCCTAGTGAG AAAATCTtacaggaggaagctggaaaaaaggaagaagaagaaaatccagatgTCAAATATGAGGTGTATGAAGTGATAGAAGAAATCATTGAGGAAGATGGCACTGACTATCCAGATGGAGTGGAAATTGTAGAGGAGATCATTGAGGAAATATTTGAAGAAGATGTAGAGGAGGTTGAAAATGACAAAGTGACTGATGTTAACAATAAAACCACTGAGAAAGTAGCTTTAAATCTCAAACCTGAGAATACAGAGAAAGATGTAGACCCCCCCAGTGGCATAgaaaaaacacctgaaaataACACAGTGGACAGCCAGTCTGTTCCAGACTCCAAAGTGGCCTTTGAAAACaatgaagataaaaatgaaaatgcaaatgaagaTTGTTTACCTCCGCAAGAAACTCCAGAAGTGCCAAATACAAGTGAAGCCAATGATTACTTCTTAAAAAAGGAACCAATTAAAGTAAACAAGTTAAAAATCCCAAAGTTGGCTCTTAATAATATCAAAATGACATCACGTCCTTCAGGAAATGAGACAAACTTGGAGTCAACTCTGGACAAAATCCGTAACAACAATCCGTCTATCACTGAGGTCAACCTCAATAACATAGAAAACATTCCTAAGGAAATGCTTGTAGACTATGTGAATGCcctaaaaaagaacaaacatgtcaAAACGTTCAGCATAGCAAACACAGGTGCCGATGAAAACATTGCATTCAGCCTGGCTAACATGTTAAGAGAAAATCGCAGCATTGCCACTTTGAATATTGAGTCCAATTTTATAACTGGAAAGGGAATCGTAGCCATCATCCGCTGCCTCCAGTTCAATGAGACTCTCACAGAGCTTCGCTTTCACAACCAGAGGCACATGTTGGGTCACCATGCTGAGATGGAGATCTCTCGTCTGCTCAAGGCAAACAACACGCTCCTAAAGATAGGCTACCACTTTGAGCTGCCCGGCCCCAGGATGGTGGTGACCAACATCTTGACCAGGAATCTCGACCGTCAGAGGCAGCTGAGGAAGGAggagcagaggcagcagcaggtcaAGGAGCAGAGGGAAATGATGCAGATGTACGAGAACAGTCTCAATCTGCCTCCTGGTTTACTTCAGATGTTGGGCTATGTACCACCACTTGAGCTCCTACAGCAGCATGGCCTTGTCCCACCCATGCCAGAACAGAGCAGCATAGCACAAACACAGCATCAGAGCGAGCAGCCAGAGCCAAAGAAGAGTCTGAAGCGCAACAACATTCCCAAACAACCCAGTGCAGAACCATCAAACCCATTAAAAGATATTCAGTTAAAGAGAACTCCCAAGAAACGTGATCCCTTCCTGGACTTGGACCCAAGAGAGGACCGGAGATCAGAAAAACCAAGTTTCCAACTGAGAAAGACTCCCAAAGTAAAAGATAGAGCAGATAGAGAGATGGCAGAAGAAAAGGCCAACCTCAATGATGTGATAAAGACTTTGAAGCCCGTCCCTCGCAGACGAGTACCTCCTAAAGTTGACCTCACTCCTCGTGATCAGCTCCTCAGTGAGATCAAACAGAGCAATGTGGCATACCTCAAATCC GTGCCACTCCCAAAAGCGCTGGAATCAAGTGAAACAAGTCTCATCTGA
- the frmd4bb gene encoding FERM domain-containing protein 4B isoform X3 → MTDGKLCQVQLLDDRKLELLVQPKLLSYELLDLVSSHFNLKEKEFFGLAFFDDNGQCKWLQMDRRVLEHDFSKKPGAISLNFLVRFYLENITQLKDIITVELFYLNAKSAVYNGMIEVETENVFRLAANALQEAKGDYTSDENTRADLKKLPTLPTKVLKEHPSLAFCEDRVIEYYKQLKGVSRGQAIVQYLTLVESLPTYGVHYYEVKDKQGIPWWLGISYKGIGQYDLQDKLKPRKLYQWKQLENLYFREKKFAVEVNDPHRRTVTKRTFGQTGLLIHTWYASHSLIKTIWVMAISQHQFYLDRKQSKAKLGPARTLEEIAMEITEHGGAKINRLGDVGLKNNCITASNGSLGSTGSADSEMSEEQKKEKLSELRKKEQEIQDILAKKTKELKKICLREAELTGKLPKEYPLSSGERPPQVRRRVGTAFKLDDLFPYNEDPFLRNLESRFALQRKIVEAAKKLANEPELCKTVKKKRRRNCLDAMHKLQQIEDEMNQYRIKKGKKPTQRASVIIADELTRSNCSSLSSLPLDDDDSDGAGQRPRSRSVQGSPQLSPLRSLGAEYDVERQGSPAGNNHKSHSRLGFDGLEAHNSYQNQREVSSTNSSPYKTLPRPPRDPRSMPPTPVMTRNAYSSSQLRSEGSPHCFRHRSGSLESQPGLRKDTDAEKPVFILSPSHRSNSTEVLEDCSSYTSQSSLDYCGAANSHYSTLDSRVSTMHRLHRKVEVYGNTGSMPNLVQHHSSCNYQCETSSHYAPSAYYVASYTCQDMEPYANGAYVYENEVEGHYNVNPSYQMNGYHGHDRFRHYSSDGADSLSQNPYATVRPPRSREGPRNELLAKNMQKALVAEHLRGWYHRSKGHREGGRGLMVGYDFDSGSQLSLGYQTMPAAFSHSSRTTSFSSVSSAESTGNWRNQLAVGLTEFDTPDVSQYSPAGAQAGALYNRSPTHSRFHFDGSYMGIH, encoded by the exons ATGACTGACGGTAAACTGTGTCAGGTTCAGTTGCTGGATGACAGAAAGCTCGAGCTGCTGGTTCAG CCAAAGCTTCTGTCATATGAGCTCCTCGACTTGGTGTCCTCCCACTTCAACCTCAAAGAGAAGGAATTCTTTGGACTTGCATTTTTTGATGACAA TGGTCAGTGTAAGTGGTTGCAGATGGATCGAAGGGTCCTTGAACATGACTTTTCTAAGAAACCTGGAGCCATTTCCCTGAACTTTCTTGTCAG gttttatttagaaaacataacGCAGCTAAAGGACATCATAACGGTGGAGTTATTCTATCTGAATGCAAAATCAGCCGTCTACAAC GGGATGATTGAAGTAGAAACTGAGAATGTCTTTAGATTGGCAGCAAACGCATTACAG GAGGCTAAAGGAGACTACACAAG tgatGAAAACACCCGGGCTGATTTAAAGAAGCTGCCAACTCTCCCCACCAAAGTCCTCAAGGAACATCCGTCTCTTGCTTTCTG TGAGGATCGAGTTATTGAATATTATAAGCAGCTGAAAGGTGTCTCAAGGGGACAGGCTATTGTACA GTATTTAACGTTGGTGGAGTCATTGCCAACATACGGGGTTCATTATTATGAGGTTAAG GATAAACAAGGGATCCCTTGGTGGCTGGGAATCAGCTATAAAGGCATTGGGCAGTATGATCTACAGGACAAATTAAAACCTCGAAAG CTCTACCAGTGGAAACAGCTGGAAAACTTGTACTTCCGAGAGAAAAAGTTTGCTGTAGAAGTTAATGATCCACACAG GAGAACAGTAACAAAACGCACCTTTGGGCAGACAGGCCTACTCATCCACACGTGGTATGCCAGCCATTCTTTAATCAAAACCATTTGGGTAATGGCCATTAGCCAACATCAGTTCTACTTGGACAGAAAGCAAAGCAAA gcaAAACTAGGACCTGCCAGAACGTTAGAGGAAATTGCCATGGAGATTACTGAACATGGAGGAGCGAAAATTAACAGACTAGGAGATGTAGGCCTGAAAAATAACTGCATAACAGCCAGCAATGGGAGCCTGGGCTCTACAG GTTCGGCGGACTCTGAAATGAGCgaagaacagaagaaagaaaaactgtctgAGCTGAGGAAAAAAGAACAGGAAATCCAAGACATTTTGgccaagaaaacaaaagagcttAAGAAGATTTGCCTCAGAGAGGCG GAACTAACAGGAAAGCTGCCAAAGGAATATCCCCTCTCCTCAGGCGAAAGACCACCGCAGGTCAGGCGGCGTGTTGGCACTGCCTTCAAGTTGGATGACCTTTTCCCCTACAATGAG GATCCTTTCTTGAGAAATCTTGAGAGCAGATTTGCCCTCCAACGGAAAATTGTCGAGGCGGCTAAGAAGCTGGCCAATGAACCTGAGCTGTGCAAAACGGtcaagaagaagaggaggagaaactgCTTGGATGCTatgcacaaactgcagcagatcgAGGATGAGATGAATCAGTACAGGATAAAGAAGGGGAAAAAGCCCACTCAGCGGGCCTCAGTTATCATTGCAG atGAGCTCACCCGCTCAAATTGCAGTTCCCTATCTAGTCTCCCACTGGATGATG ATGACTCTGATGGTGCAGGTCAGAGGCCGCGATCACGGTCAGTCCAAGGTTCCCCACAGCTCAGCCCGTTGCGATCACTGGGAGCAGAATATGATGTGGAGAGACAGGGATCTCCTGCAGGAAACAATCACAAAAGCCATAGCAG ATTAGGTTTTGATGGCCTGGAGGCTCACAATTCCTACCAGAATCAAAGAGAGGTGTCCTCTACCAACAGCAGTCCTTATAAAACGCTTCCTAGGCCTCCCAGAGATCCACGCAGCATGCCTCCCACCCCAGTTATGACCCGTAACGCCTACAGCAGCAGCCAGCTCAG GTCAGAGGGGTCTCCTCATTGCTTCAGACATCGCAGTGGAAGTCTGGAGTCTCAGCCAGGTCTGAGAAAAGACACAGACGCTGAGAAGCCTGTCTTTATCCTGTCACCATCGCATCGCAGTAACAGCACAGAGGTGCTAGAAGATTGCTCCTCCTACACTAGCCAGTCCAGTCTGGACTACTGTGGTGCAGCTAACTCCCACTACAGTACACTGGACTCCCGTGTCTCGACAATGCACCGTCTGCACAGAAAAGTGGAAGTGTATGGTAACACCGGAAGCATGCCCAACTTGGTCCAGCACCATTCTAGCTGTAATTATCAATGCGAGACCTCATCACACTATGCACCTAGTGCCTATTATGTTGCCAGTTACACCTGTCAGGACATGGAGCCTTATGCTAATGGTGCTTATGTATATGAGAATGAAGTTGAAGGCCACTACAACGTCAACCCCTCCTACCAGATGAACGGCTATCATGGACATGACAGGTTCAGGCATTACAGTAGTGACGGAGCTGACAGTCTTTCACAGAATCCTTACGCAACTGTGAGACCGCCACGGAGCAGAGAGGGTCCCAGAAACGAGCTGCTCgctaaaaacatgcagaaggcCTTGGTGGCCGAACATCTGAGAGGCTGGTACCACCGGAGCAAAGGTCACCGTGAGGGCGGGAGAGGGCTGATGGTTGGATATGACTTCGACAGCGGCTCACAGCTCAGCCTGGGCTACCAAACCATGCCAGCAGCCTTTAGCCACTCCAGCAGAACCACTTCTTTTTCCTCAg TGTCCTCAGCGGAGAGCACAGGAAACTGGCGCAACCAGCTGGCCGTTGGCCTGACAGAGTTTGATACACCTGATGTATCCCAGTACTCTCCCGCTGGAGCTCAAGCTGGAGCTCTGTACAACCGCAGTCCCACACATAGCAG ATTTCACTTTGATGGGAGCTACATGGGCATCCACTGA
- the frmd4bb gene encoding FERM domain-containing protein 4B isoform X1, translating to MTDGKLCQVQLLDDRKLELLVQPKLLSYELLDLVSSHFNLKEKEFFGLAFFDDNGQCKWLQMDRRVLEHDFSKKPGAISLNFLVRFYLENITQLKDIITVELFYLNAKSAVYNGMIEVETENVFRLAANALQEAKGDYTSDENTRADLKKLPTLPTKVLKEHPSLAFCEDRVIEYYKQLKGVSRGQAIVQYLTLVESLPTYGVHYYEVKDKQGIPWWLGISYKGIGQYDLQDKLKPRKLYQWKQLENLYFREKKFAVEVNDPHRRTVTKRTFGQTGLLIHTWYASHSLIKTIWVMAISQHQFYLDRKQSKAKLGPARTLEEIAMEITEHGGAKINRLGDVGLKNNCITASNGSLGSTGSADSEMSEEQKKEKLSELRKKEQEIQDILAKKTKELKKICLREAELTGKLPKEYPLSSGERPPQVRRRVGTAFKLDDLFPYNEDPFLRNLESRFALQRKIVEAAKKLANEPELCKTVKKKRRRNCLDAMHKLQQIEDEMNQYRIKKGKKPTQRASVIIADELTRSNCSSLSSLPLDDDDSDGAGQRPRSRSVQGSPQLSPLRSLGAEYDVERQGSPAGNNHKSHSRLGFDGLEAHNSYQNQREVSSTNSSPYKTLPRPPRDPRSMPPTPVMTRNAYSSSQLRSEGSPHCFRHRSGSLESQPGLRKDTDAEKPVFILSPSHRSNSTEVLEDCSSYTSQSSLDYCGAANSHYSTLDSRVSTMHRLHRKVEVYGNTGSMPNLVQHHSSCNYQCETSSHYAPSAYYVASYTCQDMEPYANGAYVYENEVEGHYNVNPSYQMNGYHGHDRFRHYSSDGADSLSQNPYATVRPPRSREGPRNELLAKNMQKALVAEHLRGWYHRSKGHREGGRGLMVGYDFDSGSQLSLGYQTMPAAFSHSSRTTSFSSVSSAESTGNWRNQLAVGLTEFDTPDVSQYSPAGAQAGALYNRSPTHSRFSPKNKESETKPKKSESVDVVGADATSADEPSDNQSTT from the exons ATGACTGACGGTAAACTGTGTCAGGTTCAGTTGCTGGATGACAGAAAGCTCGAGCTGCTGGTTCAG CCAAAGCTTCTGTCATATGAGCTCCTCGACTTGGTGTCCTCCCACTTCAACCTCAAAGAGAAGGAATTCTTTGGACTTGCATTTTTTGATGACAA TGGTCAGTGTAAGTGGTTGCAGATGGATCGAAGGGTCCTTGAACATGACTTTTCTAAGAAACCTGGAGCCATTTCCCTGAACTTTCTTGTCAG gttttatttagaaaacataacGCAGCTAAAGGACATCATAACGGTGGAGTTATTCTATCTGAATGCAAAATCAGCCGTCTACAAC GGGATGATTGAAGTAGAAACTGAGAATGTCTTTAGATTGGCAGCAAACGCATTACAG GAGGCTAAAGGAGACTACACAAG tgatGAAAACACCCGGGCTGATTTAAAGAAGCTGCCAACTCTCCCCACCAAAGTCCTCAAGGAACATCCGTCTCTTGCTTTCTG TGAGGATCGAGTTATTGAATATTATAAGCAGCTGAAAGGTGTCTCAAGGGGACAGGCTATTGTACA GTATTTAACGTTGGTGGAGTCATTGCCAACATACGGGGTTCATTATTATGAGGTTAAG GATAAACAAGGGATCCCTTGGTGGCTGGGAATCAGCTATAAAGGCATTGGGCAGTATGATCTACAGGACAAATTAAAACCTCGAAAG CTCTACCAGTGGAAACAGCTGGAAAACTTGTACTTCCGAGAGAAAAAGTTTGCTGTAGAAGTTAATGATCCACACAG GAGAACAGTAACAAAACGCACCTTTGGGCAGACAGGCCTACTCATCCACACGTGGTATGCCAGCCATTCTTTAATCAAAACCATTTGGGTAATGGCCATTAGCCAACATCAGTTCTACTTGGACAGAAAGCAAAGCAAA gcaAAACTAGGACCTGCCAGAACGTTAGAGGAAATTGCCATGGAGATTACTGAACATGGAGGAGCGAAAATTAACAGACTAGGAGATGTAGGCCTGAAAAATAACTGCATAACAGCCAGCAATGGGAGCCTGGGCTCTACAG GTTCGGCGGACTCTGAAATGAGCgaagaacagaagaaagaaaaactgtctgAGCTGAGGAAAAAAGAACAGGAAATCCAAGACATTTTGgccaagaaaacaaaagagcttAAGAAGATTTGCCTCAGAGAGGCG GAACTAACAGGAAAGCTGCCAAAGGAATATCCCCTCTCCTCAGGCGAAAGACCACCGCAGGTCAGGCGGCGTGTTGGCACTGCCTTCAAGTTGGATGACCTTTTCCCCTACAATGAG GATCCTTTCTTGAGAAATCTTGAGAGCAGATTTGCCCTCCAACGGAAAATTGTCGAGGCGGCTAAGAAGCTGGCCAATGAACCTGAGCTGTGCAAAACGGtcaagaagaagaggaggagaaactgCTTGGATGCTatgcacaaactgcagcagatcgAGGATGAGATGAATCAGTACAGGATAAAGAAGGGGAAAAAGCCCACTCAGCGGGCCTCAGTTATCATTGCAG atGAGCTCACCCGCTCAAATTGCAGTTCCCTATCTAGTCTCCCACTGGATGATG ATGACTCTGATGGTGCAGGTCAGAGGCCGCGATCACGGTCAGTCCAAGGTTCCCCACAGCTCAGCCCGTTGCGATCACTGGGAGCAGAATATGATGTGGAGAGACAGGGATCTCCTGCAGGAAACAATCACAAAAGCCATAGCAG ATTAGGTTTTGATGGCCTGGAGGCTCACAATTCCTACCAGAATCAAAGAGAGGTGTCCTCTACCAACAGCAGTCCTTATAAAACGCTTCCTAGGCCTCCCAGAGATCCACGCAGCATGCCTCCCACCCCAGTTATGACCCGTAACGCCTACAGCAGCAGCCAGCTCAG GTCAGAGGGGTCTCCTCATTGCTTCAGACATCGCAGTGGAAGTCTGGAGTCTCAGCCAGGTCTGAGAAAAGACACAGACGCTGAGAAGCCTGTCTTTATCCTGTCACCATCGCATCGCAGTAACAGCACAGAGGTGCTAGAAGATTGCTCCTCCTACACTAGCCAGTCCAGTCTGGACTACTGTGGTGCAGCTAACTCCCACTACAGTACACTGGACTCCCGTGTCTCGACAATGCACCGTCTGCACAGAAAAGTGGAAGTGTATGGTAACACCGGAAGCATGCCCAACTTGGTCCAGCACCATTCTAGCTGTAATTATCAATGCGAGACCTCATCACACTATGCACCTAGTGCCTATTATGTTGCCAGTTACACCTGTCAGGACATGGAGCCTTATGCTAATGGTGCTTATGTATATGAGAATGAAGTTGAAGGCCACTACAACGTCAACCCCTCCTACCAGATGAACGGCTATCATGGACATGACAGGTTCAGGCATTACAGTAGTGACGGAGCTGACAGTCTTTCACAGAATCCTTACGCAACTGTGAGACCGCCACGGAGCAGAGAGGGTCCCAGAAACGAGCTGCTCgctaaaaacatgcagaaggcCTTGGTGGCCGAACATCTGAGAGGCTGGTACCACCGGAGCAAAGGTCACCGTGAGGGCGGGAGAGGGCTGATGGTTGGATATGACTTCGACAGCGGCTCACAGCTCAGCCTGGGCTACCAAACCATGCCAGCAGCCTTTAGCCACTCCAGCAGAACCACTTCTTTTTCCTCAg TGTCCTCAGCGGAGAGCACAGGAAACTGGCGCAACCAGCTGGCCGTTGGCCTGACAGAGTTTGATACACCTGATGTATCCCAGTACTCTCCCGCTGGAGCTCAAGCTGGAGCTCTGTACAACCGCAGTCCCACACATAGCAG ATTTTCTCCTAAGAACAAAGAGTCTGAAACAAAGCCCAAAAAATCTGAGTCAGTAGATGTGGTTGGTGCTGATGCCACTAGTGCAGATGAGCCATCAGACAACCAATCTACCACTTAA
- the frmd4bb gene encoding FERM domain-containing protein 4B isoform X2 gives MNGMFTTFSLISIFPSQPKLLSYELLDLVSSHFNLKEKEFFGLAFFDDNGQCKWLQMDRRVLEHDFSKKPGAISLNFLVRFYLENITQLKDIITVELFYLNAKSAVYNGMIEVETENVFRLAANALQEAKGDYTSDENTRADLKKLPTLPTKVLKEHPSLAFCEDRVIEYYKQLKGVSRGQAIVQYLTLVESLPTYGVHYYEVKDKQGIPWWLGISYKGIGQYDLQDKLKPRKLYQWKQLENLYFREKKFAVEVNDPHRRTVTKRTFGQTGLLIHTWYASHSLIKTIWVMAISQHQFYLDRKQSKAKLGPARTLEEIAMEITEHGGAKINRLGDVGLKNNCITASNGSLGSTGSADSEMSEEQKKEKLSELRKKEQEIQDILAKKTKELKKICLREAELTGKLPKEYPLSSGERPPQVRRRVGTAFKLDDLFPYNEDPFLRNLESRFALQRKIVEAAKKLANEPELCKTVKKKRRRNCLDAMHKLQQIEDEMNQYRIKKGKKPTQRASVIIADELTRSNCSSLSSLPLDDDDSDGAGQRPRSRSVQGSPQLSPLRSLGAEYDVERQGSPAGNNHKSHSRLGFDGLEAHNSYQNQREVSSTNSSPYKTLPRPPRDPRSMPPTPVMTRNAYSSSQLRSEGSPHCFRHRSGSLESQPGLRKDTDAEKPVFILSPSHRSNSTEVLEDCSSYTSQSSLDYCGAANSHYSTLDSRVSTMHRLHRKVEVYGNTGSMPNLVQHHSSCNYQCETSSHYAPSAYYVASYTCQDMEPYANGAYVYENEVEGHYNVNPSYQMNGYHGHDRFRHYSSDGADSLSQNPYATVRPPRSREGPRNELLAKNMQKALVAEHLRGWYHRSKGHREGGRGLMVGYDFDSGSQLSLGYQTMPAAFSHSSRTTSFSSVSSAESTGNWRNQLAVGLTEFDTPDVSQYSPAGAQAGALYNRSPTHSRFSPKNKESETKPKKSESVDVVGADATSADEPSDNQSTT, from the exons ATGAATGGTATGTTCACTACATTCAGTCTAATCTCTATCTTTCCGTCTCAGCCAAAGCTTCTGTCATATGAGCTCCTCGACTTGGTGTCCTCCCACTTCAACCTCAAAGAGAAGGAATTCTTTGGACTTGCATTTTTTGATGACAA TGGTCAGTGTAAGTGGTTGCAGATGGATCGAAGGGTCCTTGAACATGACTTTTCTAAGAAACCTGGAGCCATTTCCCTGAACTTTCTTGTCAG gttttatttagaaaacataacGCAGCTAAAGGACATCATAACGGTGGAGTTATTCTATCTGAATGCAAAATCAGCCGTCTACAAC GGGATGATTGAAGTAGAAACTGAGAATGTCTTTAGATTGGCAGCAAACGCATTACAG GAGGCTAAAGGAGACTACACAAG tgatGAAAACACCCGGGCTGATTTAAAGAAGCTGCCAACTCTCCCCACCAAAGTCCTCAAGGAACATCCGTCTCTTGCTTTCTG TGAGGATCGAGTTATTGAATATTATAAGCAGCTGAAAGGTGTCTCAAGGGGACAGGCTATTGTACA GTATTTAACGTTGGTGGAGTCATTGCCAACATACGGGGTTCATTATTATGAGGTTAAG GATAAACAAGGGATCCCTTGGTGGCTGGGAATCAGCTATAAAGGCATTGGGCAGTATGATCTACAGGACAAATTAAAACCTCGAAAG CTCTACCAGTGGAAACAGCTGGAAAACTTGTACTTCCGAGAGAAAAAGTTTGCTGTAGAAGTTAATGATCCACACAG GAGAACAGTAACAAAACGCACCTTTGGGCAGACAGGCCTACTCATCCACACGTGGTATGCCAGCCATTCTTTAATCAAAACCATTTGGGTAATGGCCATTAGCCAACATCAGTTCTACTTGGACAGAAAGCAAAGCAAA gcaAAACTAGGACCTGCCAGAACGTTAGAGGAAATTGCCATGGAGATTACTGAACATGGAGGAGCGAAAATTAACAGACTAGGAGATGTAGGCCTGAAAAATAACTGCATAACAGCCAGCAATGGGAGCCTGGGCTCTACAG GTTCGGCGGACTCTGAAATGAGCgaagaacagaagaaagaaaaactgtctgAGCTGAGGAAAAAAGAACAGGAAATCCAAGACATTTTGgccaagaaaacaaaagagcttAAGAAGATTTGCCTCAGAGAGGCG GAACTAACAGGAAAGCTGCCAAAGGAATATCCCCTCTCCTCAGGCGAAAGACCACCGCAGGTCAGGCGGCGTGTTGGCACTGCCTTCAAGTTGGATGACCTTTTCCCCTACAATGAG GATCCTTTCTTGAGAAATCTTGAGAGCAGATTTGCCCTCCAACGGAAAATTGTCGAGGCGGCTAAGAAGCTGGCCAATGAACCTGAGCTGTGCAAAACGGtcaagaagaagaggaggagaaactgCTTGGATGCTatgcacaaactgcagcagatcgAGGATGAGATGAATCAGTACAGGATAAAGAAGGGGAAAAAGCCCACTCAGCGGGCCTCAGTTATCATTGCAG atGAGCTCACCCGCTCAAATTGCAGTTCCCTATCTAGTCTCCCACTGGATGATG ATGACTCTGATGGTGCAGGTCAGAGGCCGCGATCACGGTCAGTCCAAGGTTCCCCACAGCTCAGCCCGTTGCGATCACTGGGAGCAGAATATGATGTGGAGAGACAGGGATCTCCTGCAGGAAACAATCACAAAAGCCATAGCAG ATTAGGTTTTGATGGCCTGGAGGCTCACAATTCCTACCAGAATCAAAGAGAGGTGTCCTCTACCAACAGCAGTCCTTATAAAACGCTTCCTAGGCCTCCCAGAGATCCACGCAGCATGCCTCCCACCCCAGTTATGACCCGTAACGCCTACAGCAGCAGCCAGCTCAG GTCAGAGGGGTCTCCTCATTGCTTCAGACATCGCAGTGGAAGTCTGGAGTCTCAGCCAGGTCTGAGAAAAGACACAGACGCTGAGAAGCCTGTCTTTATCCTGTCACCATCGCATCGCAGTAACAGCACAGAGGTGCTAGAAGATTGCTCCTCCTACACTAGCCAGTCCAGTCTGGACTACTGTGGTGCAGCTAACTCCCACTACAGTACACTGGACTCCCGTGTCTCGACAATGCACCGTCTGCACAGAAAAGTGGAAGTGTATGGTAACACCGGAAGCATGCCCAACTTGGTCCAGCACCATTCTAGCTGTAATTATCAATGCGAGACCTCATCACACTATGCACCTAGTGCCTATTATGTTGCCAGTTACACCTGTCAGGACATGGAGCCTTATGCTAATGGTGCTTATGTATATGAGAATGAAGTTGAAGGCCACTACAACGTCAACCCCTCCTACCAGATGAACGGCTATCATGGACATGACAGGTTCAGGCATTACAGTAGTGACGGAGCTGACAGTCTTTCACAGAATCCTTACGCAACTGTGAGACCGCCACGGAGCAGAGAGGGTCCCAGAAACGAGCTGCTCgctaaaaacatgcagaaggcCTTGGTGGCCGAACATCTGAGAGGCTGGTACCACCGGAGCAAAGGTCACCGTGAGGGCGGGAGAGGGCTGATGGTTGGATATGACTTCGACAGCGGCTCACAGCTCAGCCTGGGCTACCAAACCATGCCAGCAGCCTTTAGCCACTCCAGCAGAACCACTTCTTTTTCCTCAg TGTCCTCAGCGGAGAGCACAGGAAACTGGCGCAACCAGCTGGCCGTTGGCCTGACAGAGTTTGATACACCTGATGTATCCCAGTACTCTCCCGCTGGAGCTCAAGCTGGAGCTCTGTACAACCGCAGTCCCACACATAGCAG ATTTTCTCCTAAGAACAAAGAGTCTGAAACAAAGCCCAAAAAATCTGAGTCAGTAGATGTGGTTGGTGCTGATGCCACTAGTGCAGATGAGCCATCAGACAACCAATCTACCACTTAA